GATAAATGGCTCTTTGCGCGACGTAGGGCCTCCTCAAGCTCAAAAGTTGCCTTGAGGATATCAGGGTTAACTTCGACATCACAAGCTTGTAGGTAGCGATAATCTCCAAGAGCATCACTCAGAAGATCTGATACCACACTAAAACGAGATCTAATCCCGTCCCTGTCCAAAGCATTGTTATTCAAGTCCGGGCTATCAACCTTGAGAGGTCAGTACCAAATAGAACCTTCTCCTGGATCGTGCGTACCTTCACCCTGGCTTTCTTTGTATAGGTGTTAGCAGAGGCTGAGAAAATGGACTTCCTTTTACGGTCCATTGTGGAAGTGcactatagtaataaaataagcaGTATTCGAATGCCACATGCCCTGGAAAAATACCAGGAGCATCATATCACGTGATCATAAACGGGCGATAAGCCATCATGGTTTCATATTGGTGTTCTTATCCTCTTTAACTCATATGCCCAAATATGGCAGCGCCCTACAGTCGTATTCTGGACCTTACCAAGGTACTATCTCGCACACAAGCCGTGTCTTTTGTACAACCGAGTGTGAACTGATATTAATGCTGCTCGCAGGTCCAGTGTCGTATCTTTTCACTTAACTTCAATCCGCAACGGTTACGACTGGGAAACAAGGTCCTTCGACAGCGGCTTCGTGGCCCAACGCTTGCAGAATGGTATCCGAAAAAGGCTGTTTCTTTCCGTGATTTACAAGACAGTTATAAGCCTCTCGGCTTAACCACGTTCGATGAAGCAGAGGATGATAGAGAGGAAGCGATCCAAATGTATGTTATTACTGCTCCTCTACTCCAACGTGCGCTCATAATTACGGATTAGTGCGAAGCTTCGAGGAAAGGGCcggccaaagaaaaagagaacagCCGCTGGTAAGCCACTGAAAGGGATGCCGTCCTCATCCTGCGGTTGCTAATCTATATGTAGAATCGAGATccgcaaagaagaagaaataggaGGGAAGGACATACATCCTATGATCTCAtgttaaaaataataatcttaaattttttttgtattatatCTCATGTTGCAGTCCACGTGGGGGTTATTTCGTTCTTCATCAGGTTTTATCTAGGATATTTACAGATGCTCATTACTCGCCTTTGGTGTTTGTGAAGTCCTCGCTTAGCCCGGTCTGTAACCTTACATGCTCAATGGGGATTGAAATCTTAAAGAATGGCCTTTGTAGGCTTGGGTGTGCCCCATGCAACTTGATTTTCATTATCCCCAGAATATTTTTTCCCAGTGTACGCGCTCACGGGTTTTTTACTGGAtcagaaaaaaacaaagactACATAGACTCGATTTTGGAACTCAGATATGCTATGATGGATTACCTTTTTCATCagataaattttttaaaatgaGCATTCCTCGCCTTATTTATCATATGTCAAACGCCTCATCGCCCTGCAACCAGCTGGGTAAATAGTATGAACCTTATACGCAGCAATATTTGATGTTCCAATCAATGCTCTTCAATACGGACTATATCAACGTTTTACCAACCACAGGGAAACCTCCGTATCGGCACGTGATATGCCGGCTGGTAATGTCACAGAATGTCATTCCGGAAACCACGACTCATTTTACACTTGAACTcaaaattaaatactttGATCAAAGAATCACAGTACGTTGACTTTCACTCTCACTCCCTACTTGTTTAGGTGTTTCTATGCCCCATAGTGCAAGACAAGTGAAGCATACTAGGTTGCCGCTCGCACATATCTCTTGTTCAACGGCCTTTCATAATGCGGCCAAGCAAGAACCAAttgagaagggcaaggaaaaaGGCCTTGAAATCGCAGGTCCGTTTGTCACAGTCCAAACCTCGAGAGTAAACTGACTTTATCTAGGCTACCGAAGCAACACTCGATGAATCACACACAAAATCTCAGACAGAGGTTACTCTATCGACTGATGTCTCACGAGGTAGTAGCCAGCAAGGTCATGATGCTGCATCTCTAGATCTAGAGGATCCGCTATGGCAAGCATATAAGCATATTATTAATCGATTCGATGAGGTCGGGGATACCTCAACACCGGCAAAAGAGTCTGAAAAACCCGAAATCTattttgatgatgatgatgaaatcccggatgaagaagaaaaggagccCAAGCTCTCAAAAAGAAAGCGCAAGGAATTGAACAAGCTTTCTGTCGCTGAACTGAAGGCAATGGTTCGAAGACCAGAAATTGTCGAGTGGACGGACACTTCGGCCCCCGATCCTCGGCTTCTTGTACATATAAAATCCCACCGCAATGTTGTCCCTGTTCCTTCACATTGGTCCTTAAAACGAGAGTACCTCTCTTCCAAGAGAGGGATTGAGAAGCCGCCTTTCGCGCTGCCAAAATTTATTCAGGAGACCGGGATTTCGGAAATGCGCGATGCTGCCCTAGAGAAGCAAGAACAAGCGACACTCAAACAGAAGCAAAGAGAGAGGGTCCAACCAAAAATGGGAAGACTTGATATCGATTATCAGAAACTATACGAAGCTTTTTTCCGATTCCAAACTAAGCCGGAACTTACCCGCTATGGCGAGGTTTACTATGAGGGTAAGGAATACGAGACGAACCTTAGACATTTACGGCCGGGCGAGCTTAGCGCTGAGCTCAAGGAAGCCCTCAATATGCCACCCGGTGCGCCCCCTCCTTGGTTAATCAACCAGCAGAGATATGGCCCACCCCCATCATATCCAGCCTTGAAGATTCCCGGTCTCAACGCGCCGCCCCCTCCTGGTGCCATGTGGGGATATCATCCTGGTGGCTACGGGAAGCCACCAGTAGATGAGCACAATCGTCCTCTCTATGGTGGTGATATTTTTGGTGTATTGCAACCGCAACAGACAATGCAGCAAGGCGAGCCTGTCGAGAAGGATCTCTGGGGTGAGCTACAAGAACCCGAGCCTTCTGACGAGgagagtgaagatgaagatgatgaggaagatgaagaggacatGGAAACGGGCGTCCAGACTCCTAGCGGACTTGAGACGCCAAGTGGGTTAGCATCAGCTGTTCCCTCTGAGTTAGCTGGCGAAGAGAATGTTTCGGGGGAATTTGACGTGCGCAAGCACTATCGAGGCACACAGACTGAAGAGTCTGTAAGTCACAAGAGCGCTTTTCAAGTTATCCCAGAGCGACAAGCCAATGTGCGgggcttcttcggtggcgAAAGGGTGTATGATCTTGCTGCGCATCCAGAAAACTTGGCGGTGCTTGGTGCTGATGAACAAAATCGGAAGCGCAAGAAACCCGGCGACGTTGATGTCTCTATGGACCCAGATTCTCTACAGTCAAATGAGGGATTTAGCAAAGAAAGCATTCGAAAGCTTTACGAATCCCAAAGGCAGCAGGAAAACAATCCTAGTTGGGGATTCCAGGAGGATTTAAGTGATATGATTGCTCAGGAAAGCCGCAAAAGGctcaaaaaggaagaagaaaaacggaACCGCCATTGAGATCACTGTCAATCCGCCAGTTTTACCATACAAGCTTTACAGCACCTGTACCAATGCAGTCATTGTTCTCGGCCTATATCTCTTAAATTACAATTATCTATAGTCCTTACCGAAGAACAGAATAATGTCTACTAATCTTTCATGCTCTTCTTGACTAACTTTTCTGAAAGCAAGGCCGAAAGCGCAGTAGCTATCTAACAAGGGCCATGACTCTACCACACACAAGTACTGATAGTGTGTTTGACTTCTTACATTCTCCAACCTCTCTTAAGCCATAGCAGACTGGCCAGTCTCCAATAATCCTTGATAAAAAGTGTAGTTCATCGAGTATGAGTATGTTGGGCTGcagagagcgagagagagagcaagCAATGGTATGCTTGGACTAACATCCTAAGGTCAAAAACATTGGTGGTTCAGTCATGTGATAGTTGCGCTTCCGGAGAAGACAAGCTCCTGGTCCAACCTGCTTTCAAGCGCAGCTTCTATAAAACATTTCTTCAATAGCTACCTATTCATGGTGATATTGTCTACGCAGATTTCAGTAGCCTTTACGAATGATTGTCTGTTTGTCTCAGAATGGACTGGGATCGCAACAGAAGGTCTGGCATATGAATATGTTACGCCACATCCCCCTTTTACCATTTCTATTCTCCACTTAGACCTTATATCCAGTCTCTTGTCTTGAAGCCGGGGCTAACGAATTACTCATAGATTTGATGATCACCGTGGCGGAGAGAGCTATCGCCCAGCAGGTCCTCGTGGTTACATTAGACGCAGTAGATCGCCACGGAATCGTTCCCCTCGTCTAGTGGCTGATACATGGGTACCATCCTCAAGTCGGTCATATGGTCGCGGACGCAGTCGTTCACCTCCCGCCTTTAGGGGTCGCTCATCCCGGAGCCCGTCTTTCTACAATAGAGAGAGCGGACCTAGCTCATACCTGAAGACATGCTCCCCCCCAAGAAGGTTCTCACCCAGACGCGAAGGACGACCCAGGTCTCCTGCCCCTGCTTCGTGGCGTTTAAGATCACCGTACGCTGATAGTCGACCTCGTGACTTCTCCCGGAATCGGAATATGTCAAAACGGCTTCGAGATCCATCACCTAACCTAGATTTTAGACCAGTCAGAAGAGAGCGCCCTGCGCTGACTGCGTCTGACCAGTACACGAGACCAGCTTCACCTTCTAGGCGTAGCTTGTTGCGAGATAATTACGCTCGTGGACCGATGGTCCCTCGTTCTCGAAGTCCAATCCAAGAGGGTCGTAGGGACCGCCATGCAGAGAATTATATAGCCCAAAGACGACGATCGCCATCTCCGCGAGGAGTTCCTTCTGCATACATCTCTGCCCCTGGATCTGTTTCTAATTCGAGACGGTCATCACCATTTCTAGACAGGACCAGTGCTTTCCAGTTCGACAACAGGGTTCGGTCACCGGCATCTCAGCCAGTTCCCTGTCGCCGCTTATCGAAAAATTCAGAACACTCTCCGTCCCGTCACGAGCATGCAACATTGAGCAAAAACAAGCCGAATAAAGACGACGCAGGACGTGATTCTCCGCTCATGGATGGAGCAGGTTGCTCTTCAGAGAAAGGACCGGAATTTGATACTTCGGGTCGGGTTCCTTCCCTCGAAACACAGGGGAAAGACTCTAGTGAATTAAATCAAGCACACTCTGGCAGAGTTCCAAGCTACCCAAGGGCATATAGCGCAGCACAGGACCATTCACCGCCATCTGGTCCCTCCCACGGGCCCAAGTCTTTGTCCTCGCAAACTCGCAGCTCAAATATCTCGCTATTATCGGCTCCCACTCGTCCTCGCGGAGGGCCGAGCTTCAAGGAAAACGTTTGGACCGGTGCTCCCGCCCGCCGTGGGCCCATGTCAGCTGGGTCCTATGGGCCGCCGACTGGCCCGCGCAGCGGCCATACTCTGATGCCAGGGCCTGGTGTGGATACCCATCGTCATTCTACTTACCGGCAAGGGAGTGTTACGGGAGTCTCTTATCCTCGCACCCCGAGGTACATGAATCACCTTACGGGCCTTTCTTCGATTATATCAGGGGGGAGATGCCTCCCATCTGACTTAGATGCCCTTACGGAAAAGCGCCTTTCGCAGTTAGACGCAGACAGGGATCGGCTTATGGAGCAGATTGCAGACACACAGAGATCAAAACGCGTTGGAATACGAGACTGGGACAGACTAGATAGAGACAGCTCCATTTGCGCTTTGAAAAGTGAACTTGCAGAGGGGCACCTGCAGCGAATTGCGGATGGCGAAAGCGCACATGTT
The sequence above is a segment of the Aspergillus flavus chromosome 4, complete sequence genome. Coding sequences within it:
- a CDS encoding putative mitochondrial 37S ribosomal protein S27 (hypothetical protein AOR_1_1096134), with amino-acid sequence MAAPYSRILDLTKVQCRIFSLNFNPQRLRLGNKVLRQRLRGPTLAEWYPKKAVSFRDLQDSYKPLGLTTFDEAEDDREEAIQIAKLRGKGRPKKKRTAAESRSAKKKK
- a CDS encoding splicing factor 3b, subunit 2 (PSP family protein), which gives rise to MRPSKNQLRRARKKALKSQATEATLDESHTKSQTEVTLSTDVSRGSSQQGHDAASLDLEDPLWQAYKHIINRFDEVGDTSTPAKESEKPEIYFDDDDEIPDEEEKEPKLSKRKRKELNKLSVAELKAMVRRPEIVEWTDTSAPDPRLLVHIKSHRNVVPVPSHWSLKREYLSSKRGIEKPPFALPKFIQETGISEMRDAALEKQEQATLKQKQRERVQPKMGRLDIDYQKLYEAFFRFQTKPELTRYGEVYYEGKEYETNLRHLRPGELSAELKEALNMPPGAPPPWLINQQRYGPPPSYPALKIPGLNAPPPPGAMWGYHPGGYGKPPVDEHNRPLYGGDIFGVLQPQQTMQQGEPVEKDLWGELQEPEPSDEESEDEDDEEDEEDMETGVQTPSGLETPSGLASAVPSELAGEENVSGEFDVRKHYRGTQTEESVSHKSAFQVIPERQANVRGFFGGERVYDLAAHPENLAVLGADEQNRKRKKPGDVDVSMDPDSLQSNEGFSKESIRKLYESQRQQENNPSWGFQEDLSDMIAQESRKRLKKEEEKRNRH